CTCCCTTCCGAACGTAAAAGTTCAGCCGGTCGCCCATCTGACCGAAGGTGGACAGCAACTGGTGTCCCCTCGGGGCCGGGTACTTGGCCTCGAATCGCGGAACGCCGAACAGGCGGTGGATCGTTGGGGAGAAGCGCCTGTGAAACATCTCGTGGAAGTAGTCGAAGTTCTCGGGATCGTCCCGGCCAATCACGGCTGGAGCGCGAGGATCTTTCGGGTCCGCCCACACCGCGCGCTCACGGGGCGTCAACCCGTACCGCCGAATTTCGTCCGGTAGGCGGTACCCCTGGGACAGCGTGAGGAGCCGTGGGTGGAGGTGGCTGTTATGGAACTGCGTCCCGTATCTCGGGTCCACTACCACGTCGGCACGGCGCAGCCCTTTGGGCGGGAAGAAATACACGCGTGAGCCCGGACCCGGCGGACCGCTGTCCTCGTGGTAGAAGAACGACAGCAGCCCCGCCCGGGGGAGGCAAAAACCGGTTTTCAGCAATCGCATCTCGGCCAAGTTAAACTGAGCGATGAACCAGCACGGAACATCATCGGCAGCGGGCCATTCGAAGCCGCCGGGGACGTCCGGGTGGCCGCACAGCTTGGAATGGCCGAGCGGGATGTCTGCGTCGGCCACGTCGGCGTCTTCGGCATTGACGCACGGCCGTATCCGGGCGAAGACCTTACCCGCGATTCCAGGCACACGCTCGTGGACAAAGGATTCGACTTTGGAGTCCATTACCCTGGCCCTTTGTCGTGCTCGCCTAACCAGGAGGGATTCTTCGCCGTCCCGTCGAACGCGTTGGTCGTCTTGAACCGCTCGAACTCGCCCTTCATCGCGGCCGGCTTTGTCTTGGCGAGCAGATCGGCAGTTTCCTTTTCGGTCAGCGGCTTGAACCCCTTCGCCACGTCCAGGGCCTGCCTGAGGATCGCCATGCTGTCGATCCCGGTGATGACCACCGAGGCCGGCAGGGAGAGGGCGTACTGCAGGCACTCGACCGGGGTGGCGGTCTTGCTCTTGAGCACCAGTCCGTCTCCCAGCGCCTTCATGCCCAGCACCCCGACGCCCTCTTTCAGGAGTACCGGAACAACCTGCTTTTCGAAGCTGCGGAAGTGCGCGTCAAGGACGTTCAGTGGCATCTGTGCGGTGTCGAACTTGAACCCGTGCTCCTTCGCCACTTCCACCATCCGCAGGTGGACGAGCGGGTCCTTGTGCCCGGTGAACCCGATGTAACGGATCTTCCCGGCCTTCTTCGCGGCCTCGACCGCCTCCTGGGCGCCGCCCGCGACGAAGATGCGGTCCGGGTCTTCCATGCGGATGATCTCGTGGTGCTGGACCAGGTCGATCACGTCCGTTTGGAGCCGCTTCAATGATTCGTCGATCTGCTCGGCGGCC
This region of Gemmata massiliana genomic DNA includes:
- a CDS encoding DUF1963 domain-containing protein — translated: MADADIPLGHSKLCGHPDVPGGFEWPAADDVPCWFIAQFNLAEMRLLKTGFCLPRAGLLSFFYHEDSGPPGPGSRVYFFPPKGLRRADVVVDPRYGTQFHNSHLHPRLLTLSQGYRLPDEIRRYGLTPRERAVWADPKDPRAPAVIGRDDPENFDYFHEMFHRRFSPTIHRLFGVPRFEAKYPAPRGHQLLSTFGQMGDRLNFYVRKGDLDQMEFGQVKVVLECT
- a CDS encoding aldo/keto reductase, encoding MQRREFIGAVTAAAAVLTAKGDEPKDKPARPKETRRGDILYRQLGSTKEEVSAIGLGGHHIGRQKDEKDSIAIIRAAIDAGITFMDNCWDYHDGGSEVRMGKALKDGYRKKVFLMTKIDGRTKKAAAEQIDESLKRLQTDVIDLVQHHEIIRMEDPDRIFVAGGAQEAVEAAKKAGKIRYIGFTGHKDPLVHLRMVEVAKEHGFKFDTAQMPLNVLDAHFRSFEKQVVPVLLKEGVGVLGMKALGDGLVLKSKTATPVECLQYALSLPASVVITGIDSMAILRQALDVAKGFKPLTEKETADLLAKTKPAAMKGEFERFKTTNAFDGTAKNPSWLGEHDKGPG